The proteins below are encoded in one region of Scophthalmus maximus strain ysfricsl-2021 chromosome 4, ASM2237912v1, whole genome shotgun sequence:
- the LOC118302725 gene encoding aminopeptidase Ey isoform X2 — protein MQGTRDMGKGLYITKGVAVACAVLAIGAVATIIALSVAYSKEKPGSEAASTASPVGTSTPSTPKEPWQRFRLPDTLAPLWYNATLRPRLEPNAEGLYIFTGHSLVVFKCVRATDLILIHSNKLNLTTFQGFHVKLKGLDGGPAPSLRKTWLEVPTQYLVVRLNSFLAAGRAYELYTEFVGELSDELGGFYRSEYIEDGVKRVVATTQMESTDARKAFPCFDEPAMKAVFHMTLIHPQGTVALSNSMDLDAVNISIDGQNLIRTRFEPTERMSTYLLAFVVSEFTYAGKTQGADDVSIRIWARKTAIEEGQGDYALQKTGPILAFFEGYYNSTYPLSKSDQIALPDFAAGAMENWGLITYRETNLLYNPEVSSNADKEKVATTISHELAHMWFGNLVTMKWWNDLWLNEGFASYVSYLGANYAQPTWNMLDLIVLNEIIGVMAVDALASSHPLSSKEEDIMKPEHIMELFDSITYSKGAAVLRMLSEFITETIFSQGLHTYLEEFKYNNTVYKDLWKHLQMAVDKGGIPLPDSVEAIMNRWILQMGFPLITVDTKTGKITQKHFLSDPKSVVDRPSEFNYEWIVPITWVNTRASIQQYWLVGKEATNKDIVLNADEWLVANIDMKGFYRVNYDSDNWERLLAKLSSKHVDIPVINRAQIIDDAFNLAKANIVNTTLALRTTKFLSKEIEYVPWETATRNLGYFYLMFDRSEVYGPMQAYIRKQVGPLFDYFRTLTVNWTTIPTGHTDQYNQVNAISLACKTGVEGCKDLTTGLFKNWMQNPAKNTISRRNVTIHMCCKR, from the exons atgcaAGGAACGCGAG ACATGGGAAAAGGCCTGTACATCACCAAAGGGGTGGCAGTGGCCTGTGCAGTTCTAGCCATCGGTGCCGTGGCCACCATCATCGCCCTGTCGGTGGCTTACTCCAAGGAGAAGCCTGGGAGTGAAGCGGCGTCCACTGCCAGCCCCGTTGGGACCAGCACGCCGTCCACTCCGAAGGAGCCCTGGCAGCGCTTCAGACTTCCGGACACCCTGGCTCCCTTATGGTACAATGCGACCCTGAGGCCCCGGCTGGAGCCCAACGCAGAGGGCCTGTACATCTTCACCGGACACTCCCTGGTGGTCTTCAAATGTGTGAGGGCAACCgacctcatcctcatccactCCAACAAGCTGAACCTCACCACCTTCCAGGGATTCCATGTCAAGCTGAAGGGCCTGGACGGAGGCCCTGCGCCAAGCCTGAGGAAAACCTGGCTGGAGGTCCCCACCCAGTACCTGGTGGTCCGGCTCAACAGCTTCCTGGCGGCCGGCAGAGCGTACGAGCTCTACACCGAGTTTGTTGGAGAGCTGTCCGATGAACTGGGAGGATTCTACAGGAGTGAATACATAGAAGATGGGGTGAAACG AGTTGTGGCCACGACTCAAATGGAGTCGACAGACGCCAGGAAAGCCTTCCCGTGCTTCGACGAGCCGGCTATGAAGGCCGTCTTCCACATGACTCTCATTCACCCCCAGGGGACCGTGGCCCTGTCCAATTCCATGGACCTCG ACGCTGTCAACATCAGCATTGACGGCCAGAATTTAATCCGGACCAGATTTGAACCCACAGAGAGGATGTCAACCTATTTGCTGGCCTTCGTCGTGAGTGAATTTACCTACGCTGGGAAGACGCAAGGTGCAGACGACGTTTCG ATCAGGATCTGGGCTCGCAAGACGGCCATAGAGGAGGGCCAAGGAGACTACGCCCTTCAGAAGACAGGGCCCATACTGGCGTTCTTTGAGGGGTACTACAACTCCACCTACCCCCTGAGCAAATCAG ACCAGATTGCTCTTCCTGACTTCGCTGCTGGAGCCATGGAGAACTGGGGCCTGATCACCTACAGAGAGACCAACCTCTTGTATAATCCTGAGGTGTCGTCCAATGCAGACAAGGAGAAGGTGGCAACAACCATCTCCCATGAGCTCGCTCATATG TGGTTCGGAAACCTGGTGACCATGAAGTGGTGGAACGACTTGTGGCTCAATGAGGGATTCGCGTCCTACGTCTCTTATCTTGGGGCCAACTACGCTCAACCGACGTGGAACATG CTAGATTTAATAGTTCTGAATGAGATCATCGGTGTGATGGCTGTGGATGCTTTGGCCTCCTCCCATCCCCTTTCATCCAAGGAAGAGGACATCATGAAGCCGGAGCACATCATGGAACTGTTTGACTCCATCACATACAGCAAG GGAGCTGCAGTCCTCCGGATGCTCTCAGAGTTCATCACTGAGACCATCTTCTCCCAAGGACTCCAT ACATACTTGGAGGAGTTCAAGTATAACAACACAGTCTACAAAGACCTCTGGAAGCATCTGCAAATG GCAGTGGATAAAGGTGGCATACCGCTGCCAGACTCTGTGGAGGCGATCATGAACCGATGGATCCTGCAGATGGGGTTCCCCTTGATCACCGTCGACACCAAGACTGGAAAGATCACTCagaaacacttcctgtcggACCCCAAGTCTGTGGTGGACAGACCTTCAGAGTTCAA TTACGAGTGGATCGTTCCCATCACATGGGTCAACACTCGCGCATCCATACAACAGTACTGGCTTGTTGGCAAAGAAG caacaaacaagGACATCGTTCTCAATGCTGATGAGTGGTTGGTGGCCAACATAGACATGAAGGGCTTCTACAGAGTCAACTACGACTCTGACAACTGGGAGCGACTCCTCGCCAAGCTCAGCTCCAAACATGTG GATATTCCAGTGATCAACCGTGCTCAGATTATCGATGACGCGTTTAACCTCGCAAA GGCAAACATTGTGAACACAACCCTGGCTCTGAGGACGACCAAGTTCCTCAGTAAAGAAATAGAATACGTGCCCTGGGAGACAGCAACACGCAACTTGGGTTACTTCTACCTCATGTTTGACCGCAGTGAAGTTTACGGACCTATGCAG GCTTACATTAGGAAACAGGTCGGTCCTCTGTTTGACTACTTCAGAACTCTCACTGTCAACTGGACAACGATCCCCACGGGACACACCGACCA